A genomic region of Gossypium hirsutum isolate 1008001.06 chromosome D01, Gossypium_hirsutum_v2.1, whole genome shotgun sequence contains the following coding sequences:
- the LOC107917085 gene encoding receptor-like protein 35, translating into MYNDPILLCFYNILQSFIFLHANTIKTLECTHSSPSSTIQRFPSDHKIPLPQNFMGNARFIPALTVAVLLLNFVVSFSTKITTNISTDQSALLALKAHVIDRQNLLTTNWSSAFNICKWIGVTCGSRHRRVIALDLSNMSLSGIVPPHIGNLSSLTWLNMRNNNFHGSLPVQLVNLHRLKYIRLSFNSFFGEIPPWFGSFPRLQYLSLSYNNFIGEIPLDMFQGLPRLQVLYLAVNRLSGKIPIGLFECKELQDIDLADNSLEGILPKEIGNLTMLNTLHLHNNMIEGIPEQIGDLLNLETLGLSSNQLKGHLPSSIGNLTCLRILKLYNNSLTGIIPHQIGNLVNLEIFNIHSNMLKGHLPSFNNLTRLRTLRLFNNSLTGDIPITLGNLRDLQVLDISDNDLSGTLSSSKISFLSSLANCTDLSFLSLGRNPSISGYLPSSMGNDLLVSLQYFYAWSCNISGNIPGEIGNLTDLVVLDLSDNNLVGSIPTTLTRLKHIQWLDLSSNFLSGPLQIEIGNWNVVEYVDFSGNHFSGAIPDKVCDRNNDLRYLAFSGNLLAGILPRSLINCGELVVFNVVDNKLSDTFPHWLGMLPKLRVLILRSNRFHGSIQSSIPTSFFSKLQIIDLSHNHFTGLLPTQFFQNLKALKKVEYRNGSYWYNVNVTVKGLELEFPITVRKPIFTTIDLSMNGFHGEIPEVVGELSLLQALNLSHNNLIGPIPPSFGNLVAVESLDLSFNKLTGKIPSQLTNLTFLAVLKFQNNNLVGPIPHGKQFDTFDNDSYRGNWGLCGFPLSKQCSNDERLAKDEEGNGNGIAFIWKVAVMGYGCGMVLGISMAYIVFTTGKPQWLVRMIEKDLQNKVSSWFQKKRN; encoded by the exons ATGTATAACGATCCTATATTACTCTGTTTCTATAATATATTGCaatcatttatatttttacatgccAACACCATTAAGACTTTGGAATGCACCCATTCTTCCCCATCATCTACAATTCAAAGATTTCCCTCTGATCACAAAATTCCACTTCCTCAAAACTTCATGGGGAACGCTCGTTTCATTCCAGCTCTTACAGTCGCAGTGCTGTTGCTTAATTTTGTGGTTTCATTCTCTACCAAAATAACAACCAATATCAGTACAGATCAGTCGGCTCTTCTCGCATTGAAAGCTCATGTCATTGATCGTCAAAATCTCTTGACAACCAATTGGTCCTCGGCTTTTAATATTTGCAAATGGATCGGTGTCACTTGTGGATCTCGGCACCGAAGAGTCATAGCTCTCGATCTTTCTAACATGAGTCTCTCTGGTATTGTACCACCTCACATTGGGAATCTATCTTCCCTTACTTGGCTCAACATGAGGAACAACAATTTTCATGGCTCATTACCCGTCCAGTTGGTTAATTTGCATCGGTTGAAATACATAAGGTTGTCTTTCAATAGTTTCTTCGGAGAAATCCCACCATGGTTTGGTTCTTTCCCTAGACTTCAATACTTGTCTTTGAGCTATAACAATTTCATAGGTGAGATCCCATTAGACATGTTTCAAGGCCTACCTAGATTGCAAGTGCTTTATTTGGCTGTGAATAGACTCTCTGGCAAAATTCCAATAGGTTTATTTGAGTGCAAAGAGTTACAAGATATAGACTTGGCTGATAATAGCTTGGAGGGGATTTTACCCAAAGAAATAGGAAACTTGACAATGCTTAACACTCTTCACCTCCACAACAACATGATCGAAG GTATTCCGGAACAAATTGGAGATCTTCTCAACTTAGAAACATTAGGCCTTTCTAGTAATCAGCTAAAAGGACATCTCCCTTCATCAATTGGTAATCTAACATGTTTGAGAATTCTCAAGTTATACAATAATTCCTTAACAG GTATAATACCACACCAAATTGGAAATCTtgtaaatttagaaattttcaacattcatagcaataTGCTAAAAGGACATCTTCCTTCCTTCAATAATCTAACACGTTTGAGAACTCTCCGATTATTCAATAATTCCCTAACAG GAGATATTCCAATTACCTTGGGTAATCTAAGAGATCTACAAGTGCTGGACATATCTGATAATGATTTAAGCGGTAcactttcatcctcgaaaatcagCTTTCTATCATCATTAGCAAATTGCACAGACTTGAGTTTCTTGTCATTAGGAAGGAATCCATCGATCAGTGGTTACCTTCCGTCTTCTATGGGAAATGATCTCTTGGTTTCTCTTCAATATTTTTATGCTTGGAGTTGCAACATTAGTGGCAACATTCCTGGGGAAATTGGTAACCTTACCGACTTGGTAGTTTTAGATCTAAGTGACAATAATCTGGTCGGATCCATCCCCACCACCTTGACAAGGCTTAAACATATCCAATGGCTAGACTTGTCTTCCAACTTTCTAAGTGGGCCTCTCCAAATTGAAATTGGTAACTGGAATGTTGTTGAATATGTGGATTTTTCAGGAAATCATTTCTCAGGTGCAATTCCGGACAAAGTTTGTGATCGGAATAATGATTTGAGATATCTTGCCTTTAGTGGCAATCTACTGGCAGGGATTCTACCACGATCTTTGATTAATTGCGGTGAACTGGTAGTTTTTAATGTTGTAGACAACAAGTTAAGTGATACTTTTCCCCATTGGCTAGGCATGCTTCCAAAACTTCGAGTCCTTATTTTGAGATCCAACAGATTTCACGGTTCGATTCAAAGTTCGATACCAACATCTTTCTTCTCCAAATTGCAAATCATTGATCTCTCTCATAATCACTTCACTGGCCTATTGCCAACTCAGTTCTTCCAAAATCTCAAGGCTCTGAAAAAAGTTGAATACCGAAATGGTAGTTATTGGTACAATGTTAATGTAACAGTAAAAGGCTTGGAGCTAGAGTTTCCAATAACTGTACGTAAACCCATATTCACAACTATAGATTTGTCGATGAATGGATTCCATGGAGAAATTCCTGAGGTAGTTGGGGAGCTTAGTTTACTTCAAGCACTCAATCTCTCTCACAACAACCTAATTGGTCCTATCCCACCGTCATTCGGGAATTTGGTAGCAGTTGAATCATTAGATCTCTCGTTTAACAAGTTGACTGGCAAAATCCCTTCTCAATTGACAAATTTGACATTTCTGGCAGTGTTGAAGTTTCAAAACAATAATCTCGTAGGGCCGATTCCCCATGGCAAGCAATTTGATACATTTGACAACGACTCTTACAGAGGGAACTGGGGTTTGTGCGGATTCCCATTGTCGAAGCAATGTAGCAATGATGAAAGACTAGCAAAAGATGAAGAAGGTAATGGAAATGGAATAGCTTTTATATGGAAAGTTGCAGTGATGGGGTATGGATGTGGAATGGTATTAGGAATTAGCATGGCATACATTGTATTCACAACAGGAAAACCGCAGTGGCTTGTGAGAATGATTGAGAAAGATTTACAAAACAAAGTTTCAAGCTGGTTTCAGAAGAAAAGAAACTAG
- the LOC107917818 gene encoding peptide-N4-(N-acetyl-beta-glucosaminyl)asparagine amidase A: MASTFSPLLFFLPLLFLDPLFCKANLHHSKTFLRSSLISQPLTNATILPTLFFEVTKPINVPTTTPCTLSVLQHDFGFTYGKPPVLANYSFPSDCPYQEFSKIVLEWNATCKGRQFDRIFGVWLSGVELLRSCTAEPRATGIIWSVKKDITRYSSLLLSNKTQTFAIYMGNLVDKTYTGVYHVNVTLYFYPAVEKLNLYEEKARNLGSGFASKADLIIPFSRDLPLNDGLWYEIENSTDVIVKEFEIPQNVYRAVLEVYVSFHENDEFWYGNLPNEYIAANNITGFAGNGPFREVVVSLDDEVVGAIWPFTVVYTGGINPLLWRPISGIGSFDLPTYDIEISPFLGSLLDGKKHKLSFGVTNALNVWYIDANLHLWLDSNSAKTEGKLLQHKVAPLAVSSVLDFKGLNGTFVTNTSRFVSSTGWVKSTYGTVTTESIQDLRYSNSMLMGRDGNLQIVNQTIHFEDSVYAKLPASNVESKKSLKRFHLYLYTDDVDQGNGTLSMVVNVTLGFNEKKFKDADARSPSSSLRNLQKGKGVIVIKDNLVVSGVGSTQQSYNYDSSKFCYSRNISSSNYTILHDEVRNTCNKRAKSHFGYGLSRRWSFPARRAFLTSHVVDPNGN, encoded by the coding sequence ATGGCTTCCACTTTCTCCCCTTTGCTCTTCTTTCTTCCCCTTCTATTTCTTGACCCTCTCTTCTGCAAAGCCAATCTTCACCATTCCAAAACCTTCCTCAGATCATCCCTTATTTCCCAACCATTAACCAATGCCACCATTCTACCAACTCTCTTTTTTGAAGTCACCAAACCCATCAATGTCCCAACTACCACGCCCTGTACCCTCTCTGTCCTTCAACATGACTTTGGTTTCACTTATGGCAAACCTCCTGTTTTGGCAAACTACAGCTTCCCATCCGATTGCCCATATCAGGAATTTTCCAAGATTGTCCTGGAATGGAATGCTACCTGCAAAGGAAGGCAATTTGACAGGATTTTTGGAGTTTGGTTATCTGGAGTGGAGCTTTTGAGAAGCTGCACAGCTGAACCTAGAGCTACTGGGATCATTTGGAGTGTGAAAAAGGATATTACAAGGTATTCCTCATTGCTTTTATCCAACAAGACTCAAACTTTTGCTATTTATATGGGAAATCTTGTTGACAAAACTTATACCGGTGTTTACCATGTCAATGTCACTCTTTATTTTTACCCTGCTGTGGAAAAACTGAACCTTTATGAGGAAAAGGCAAGAAATTTAGGGTCTGGGTTTGCTTCTAAAGCTGATTTGATCATACCCTTTTCGCGTGATTTGCCATTGAATGATGGGTTGTGGTATGAGATCGAGAATTCTACTGATGTTATAGTGAAGGAATTTGAAATTCCTCAAAATGTTTATAGGGCTGTGTTGGAGGTGTATGTGTCATTTCATGAGAATGATGAGTTTTGGTATGGGAATCTTCCAAACGAGTATATTGCTGCCAATAATATTACAGGTTTTGCTGGAAATGGACCTTTTAGAGAGGTTGTGGTTAGTTTGGATGATGAAGTAGTTGGTGCCATTTGGCCTTTTACCGTGGTTTACACAGGAGGAATTAATCCGCTCTTATGGCGTCCCATTAGTGGTATTGGTTCATTTGATCTCCCTACTTATGATATCGAAATTAGTCCCTTTTTGGGGAGTTTATTGGATGGGAAAAAACATAAACTAAGTTTTGGTGTTACAAATGCCTTGAATGTGTGGTACATTGATGCCAATTTGCATCTATGGTTAGATAGCAATAGTGCAAAGACTGAAGGGAAGCTTTTGCAACATAAAGTGGCTCCTCTTGCTGTTTCTTCTGTGTTAGATTTTAAGGGATTGAATGGAACCTTTGTTACTAATACATCCAGGTTCGTATCCTCTACTGGATGGGTCAAGTCCACTTATGGGACGGTCACAACTGAATCCATTCAAGATTTAAGGTATAGCAACTCCATGTTGATGGGCAGGGATGGGAATCTGCAGATTGTGAATCAGACGATCCATTTTGAAGACAGTGTTTATGCAAAGTTGCCAGCTTCTAATGTCGAATCAAAGAAATCACTCAAGAGGTTTCATTTATACTTATACACTGATGATGTTGATCAAGGAAATGGAACTCTATCGATGGTAGTTAATGTCACATTAGGATTCAATGAGAAGAAGTTTAAAGATGCCGATGCCAGGTCGCCTAGCAGTTCACTCAGAAATTTGCAGAAAGGAAAGGGTGTTATAGTTATAAAAGACAACCTGGTTGTGAGTGGAGTGGGAAGTACCCAACAATCATACAATTACGATAGTAGTAAATTTTGCTACTCTAGAAACATAAGCAGCTCAAACTACACCATTCTTCACGATGAAGTGCGAAACACATGTAATAAAAGAGCAAAATCTCATTTTGGATACGGTCTTAGCAGAAGGTGGTCATTTCCAGCTAGAAGAGCTTTTCTAACGTCTCATGTAGTTGATCCGAATGGAAACTAG
- the LOC107918050 gene encoding uroporphyrinogen decarboxylase 1, chloroplastic isoform X1 — translation MQSTYAFYLHSSFLLYTLLVKAARGEPVSRPPAWMMRQAGRYMSVYRKLAEKHPSFRERSETTDLIVEISLQPWEAFRPDGVIIFSDILTPLPAFGVLFDIEEVRGPVIQSPICSEDCLKALHPIDLEKLHFVGDSLKILRQEVGDHAAVLGFVGAPWTIATYIVEGGTTRTYTTVKSMCHTAPNLLRALLSHLTKAISEYIIYQVESGAHCIQIFDSWGGQLPPDMWEQWSKPYITEIVSMVQNKCPKIPLVLYINGNGGLLERMKGTGVDVIGLDWTVDMADGRKRLGNDICVQGIVDPAYLFSPLPAVTEEIQRVLKCAGPCGHILNLGHGVLVGTPEEAVAHFFEVTKSLKYESSSQNHAMEESKLLV, via the exons ATGCAATCAACCTATGCTTTTTATCtccattcatcttttcttttatatACATTATTGGTTAAAGCTGCAAGAGGAGAGCCTGTAAGTCGGCCTCCTGCATGGATGATGCGCCAGGCAGGAAGGTATATGTCTGTTTACAGAAAGCTTGCAGAGAAACATCCATCCTTCAGAGAGAGATCCGAGACAACTGATCTCATTGTGGAAATTTCTTTGCAGCCTTGGGAAGCTTTCCGCCCTGATGGAGTGATAATTTTCTCCGATATACTTACTCCACTGCCTGCATTTGGTGTCCTGTTTGACATTGAAGAAGTAAGGGGTCCTGTCATTCAGTCCCCGATTTGCTCTGAGGATTGCTTGAAGGCATTGCACCCTATTGACCTGGAGAAACTACATTTTGTTGGGGATTCCCTTAAGATTTTGCGCCAGGAG GTTGGAGATCACGCTGCGGTGCTGGGTTTTGTTGGAGCACCATGGACAATTGCAACATATATAGTAGAAGGAGGTACAACCCGCACTTACACAACCGTAAAGAGTATGTGCCACACAGCACCAAATTTATTGAGGGCCCTTCTTTCTCATTTAACAAAAGCAATATCTGAATACATTATTTACCAAGTGGAGTCTGGAGCACATTGCATACAAATATTTGATTCATGGGGTGGGCAACTACCACCTGATATGTGGGAGCAGTGGTCAAAGCCTTACATAACAGAG ATTGTGAGCATGGTACAGAATAAGTGCCCTAAGATACCTCTTGTTCTCTACATTAATGGAAATGGTGGCCTCCTTGAGCGCATGAAAGGCACTGGGGTTGATGTGATTGGACTTGACTGGACAGTTGATATGGCTGATGGAAGGAAGCGGTTGGGTAATGATATCTGTGTCCAGGGCATTGTTGACCCTGCTTACTTGTTTTCTCCACTTCCAGCTGTAACGGAGGAAATCCAAAG GGTTCTTAAGTGTGCAGGACCATGTGGGCACATTCTTAATTTGGGTCATGGCGTTCTCGTTGGGACTCCTGAAGAAGCTGTTGCACATTTCTTTGAAGTCACAAAAAGCTTAAAATACGAGAGTTCATCTCAAAATCATGCCATGGAGGAATCTAAATTGTTAGTTTGA
- the LOC107918050 gene encoding uroporphyrinogen decarboxylase 1, chloroplastic isoform X2, producing MDDAPGRKPWEAFRPDGVIIFSDILTPLPAFGVLFDIEEVRGPVIQSPICSEDCLKALHPIDLEKLHFVGDSLKILRQEVGDHAAVLGFVGAPWTIATYIVEGGTTRTYTTVKSMCHTAPNLLRALLSHLTKAISEYIIYQVESGAHCIQIFDSWGGQLPPDMWEQWSKPYITEIVSMVQNKCPKIPLVLYINGNGGLLERMKGTGVDVIGLDWTVDMADGRKRLGNDICVQGIVDPAYLFSPLPAVTEEIQRVLKCAGPCGHILNLGHGVLVGTPEEAVAHFFEVTKSLKYESSSQNHAMEESKLLV from the exons ATGGATGATGCGCCAGGCAGGAAG CCTTGGGAAGCTTTCCGCCCTGATGGAGTGATAATTTTCTCCGATATACTTACTCCACTGCCTGCATTTGGTGTCCTGTTTGACATTGAAGAAGTAAGGGGTCCTGTCATTCAGTCCCCGATTTGCTCTGAGGATTGCTTGAAGGCATTGCACCCTATTGACCTGGAGAAACTACATTTTGTTGGGGATTCCCTTAAGATTTTGCGCCAGGAG GTTGGAGATCACGCTGCGGTGCTGGGTTTTGTTGGAGCACCATGGACAATTGCAACATATATAGTAGAAGGAGGTACAACCCGCACTTACACAACCGTAAAGAGTATGTGCCACACAGCACCAAATTTATTGAGGGCCCTTCTTTCTCATTTAACAAAAGCAATATCTGAATACATTATTTACCAAGTGGAGTCTGGAGCACATTGCATACAAATATTTGATTCATGGGGTGGGCAACTACCACCTGATATGTGGGAGCAGTGGTCAAAGCCTTACATAACAGAG ATTGTGAGCATGGTACAGAATAAGTGCCCTAAGATACCTCTTGTTCTCTACATTAATGGAAATGGTGGCCTCCTTGAGCGCATGAAAGGCACTGGGGTTGATGTGATTGGACTTGACTGGACAGTTGATATGGCTGATGGAAGGAAGCGGTTGGGTAATGATATCTGTGTCCAGGGCATTGTTGACCCTGCTTACTTGTTTTCTCCACTTCCAGCTGTAACGGAGGAAATCCAAAG GGTTCTTAAGTGTGCAGGACCATGTGGGCACATTCTTAATTTGGGTCATGGCGTTCTCGTTGGGACTCCTGAAGAAGCTGTTGCACATTTCTTTGAAGTCACAAAAAGCTTAAAATACGAGAGTTCATCTCAAAATCATGCCATGGAGGAATCTAAATTGTTAGTTTGA
- the LOC107917034 gene encoding protein LIGHT-DEPENDENT SHORT HYPOCOTYLS 10, whose protein sequence is MMSINKGKEIAEGSSGPAAVAVGAVVGGVGGVGGGDQRNPPPLSRYESQKRRDWNTFGQYLRNQRPPVALSQCNANHVLEFLRYLDQFGKTKVHLQGCVFFGQPEPPGPCTCPLRQAWGSLDALIGRLRAAYEENGGLPETNPFASGAIRIYLREVRDSQAKARGIPYKKKKKKRNPLKATEVSSTSFPIQQP, encoded by the coding sequence ATGATGTCAATTAACAAAGGGAAAGAAATAGCTGAAGGTTCTTCGGGACCGGCTGCTGTTGCTGTTGGTGCTGTTGTTGGTGGTGTTGGTGGTGTTGGTGGGGGTGATCAGCGGAATCCACCGCCGTTGAGCAGGTACGAGTCGCAGAAGAGACGGGATTGGAACACGTTTGGTCAGTACTTAAGGAACCAAAGGCCACCGGTTGCACTTTCTCAGTGTAACGCTAATCATGTCCTTGAATTCCTTCGTTATCTCGATCAGTTCGGTAAGACTAAGGTGCACTTACAAGGTTGCGTGTTCTTCGGGCAACCGGAGCCGCCGGGGCCATGTACATGTCCTCTTAGACAAGCTTGGGGTAGTCTCGACGCTCTCATCGGTCGACTCCGAGCTGCTTACGAAGAGAATGGCGGTTTGCCGGAGACCAACCCTTTCGCGAGCGGAGCTATTCGGATTTACCTTCGTGAAGTGAGGGACTCACAAGCGAAAGCTCGGGGAATCCCttataagaagaagaagaagaagcggAATCCATTGAAGGCTACTGAAGTTAGCTCAACAAGCTTCCCCATTCAGCAACCTTGA